The Cardiocondyla obscurior isolate alpha-2009 linkage group LG20, Cobs3.1, whole genome shotgun sequence DNA segment AACATTCAAGCAAAAGAAACTTGTTTATTACTTCGTTAAAGAGGAAGAAGACTCTCGCgaatagaatataatttattgacgcAGAAGCAAATGTATTTATTCGTAGACTCTCGCTTCTCGATACTATTTCACggtttgccttttttttttctctctctcttctctcttcccttGTACGTTTCATAATTCAAGATACgtctctttcatttttaaacTACTTGCTGCAGCTCTTCTATATACTTTACATAGAGACGCGCGACCCTAACTCGAGTGTATATTTGAATTGCACGTTGCATACGAATCGTTTCGATAACGCATGTAATGCCACGGTTTGGCATATCTCTTTGTCGATAAATTATACCCTGCCGCGTAAGCTTTGTTCCATTTGCGCGCGTGTAAGCGGAAAGtgttaaattatgtataacaGTTCGAATCAGACTCTTACGTacacataattatttcatcaGGAGCGAAATCTCCTTATCCTGATTGCATCCCTTGCGATTCTCCGCCGTGCAATTTGGCGCGACAATAAGAAGTTTCCCTTTTATCTCgctctttattaaaaacgGCGAGGCGCagagtttttttctttttttttttgtctttttatttttttttcttttgacgCATCTTAAGCCCTTCAATTAAACCGCCTCTTTGTGCCTGGTTTCATAAGTTCTCCGAGGACAAGCACGGCTTTTCTTGAACGGTCGCTTGGAAAATAGAAAGCGCGAGACGTCGGACGGGATCCCGACTGTATAAACGTCATCTTCATATCGTttccatattattttcatgTGTTCCCTACATCATATTTCCGCACGGCCGTTTGTGTCGCTTCCACGTCACTTGCACATGACTGCCGCCTGGATAGAATCTTGTCCCGGCACCGTGTAAAGTCGCAAGGAAATTTAGAGCCCGTCTATCTTTCGCATTCTCTCTCGTACGTTACATAAATCCGTAATATTTCATGTAAAGATTAATCTAAATAACATCGTACTTAGCGCAAAGTTACCGTCTCGCATTTTCCTACATGAATATCATTGAAATGCGATTCTCGTTCaattactgaaaaaaaaaaaaaaaaaaaaaagggtgccACGGGTAAATCTAGtcatctatttctttttcttatgtATACGATCCCCGCAAGTGTTACATAAATCTATAGTTATCACATTTTATGTACAATGGAAACGATTGACGATTCGAAAGGAAATCAATTTCACTACGCTACCACTAGAAACGCGAGGACGAATTTGAATTTACCTCAGTTTAGTATAAAACTTTTGCGCGAAACATTTGTAACGTAAATACATAATCAAGCTTCATGTGCAACAAAGTCGCAATAATTGAGAGGTCTCAAAGACGCATCGTGATCGAAGCAAGTCGTTTTGCGAGTCACACTCTTTTACGAGGTAATAGATTTCTTATAAGTCTAGACttgtataaaataagaataccCGTatgagattaaaaaagaaaaaagggaaacaggaaaaaaggaaagaaacaTCGAGGACTGTTGATTTAATTGATGGCGAACGGAAGGACTTATTGCACTTCGCGGTCGCCCGGCCGACAATCGACCAAGTAGTTCAAGTCTGTGCTGCATCAGATCGTATCTGAAGATGATACGGCGGGTCGGGTCGGCAAACTAGAATTTCCGTCATCCGACAAAGGGCCACCGAACATCAAAGGCGCCGCGTAGTACGGAAGAAGGGGATACTGGGTGGTAGGGAAATACGTCGGTGGAAACAGTCCCTGCCTTTGCGCGATCTTCAACCTGGACGTGAGCTGCTTCTTCCACTTCGTACGGCGATTCTGGAACCACGTTTTGATCTGGACCTCGGTGAGATTCAGACACTTGGACAGCTCCATCCGCTTGCTCACGCTGAGATACTTGTCGATCTGCGAAAAGAt contains these protein-coding regions:
- the LOC139110482 gene encoding barH-like 1 homeobox protein — its product is MVLTLGCHTFRKQSSERDATKILFLIIFVAPKPSGRRSRKPGIDRKPRQAYSAKQLERLEAEFKVRFTSRCSQRIISSRQLIFIFFPCIFSQIDKYLSVSKRMELSKCLNLTEVQIKTWFQNRRTKWKKQLTSRLKIAQRQGLFPPTYFPTTQYPLLPYYAAPLMFGGPLSDDGNSSLPTRPAVSSSDTI